From a single Armatimonadota bacterium genomic region:
- a CDS encoding tetratricopeptide repeat protein, which produces MFERRLNLIICLALLLLIFATFCRVLNNEFLSYDDPEYVVNNVNVHGLNVRNISWAFRTVYQGTWQPMVWLSYMFEWELFRLGPFGYHLTNLLLHSANTVMLFLVLVRMTGLPWQSGFVAALFAIHPLHIESVAWIAERKDVLSTLFWMLALWAYARYVQIPKVSTYAPIIIFFALGLMSKPMLVTLPFVLLLLDYWPLCRSTLANRSPTAWNLKLSTKTTSHLIIEKLPLFGMVLVSCYIAYYAQQKGGAISSFEAIPFGIRVSNAIVSYVLYILKMLWPQKLAVIYPHPLNKIPEWQVVASGLALAILLYFAFRASKRRPYVGVGWLWFMGTLVPVIGLVQFGMHAMADRFTYIPLIGLFIVIAWGIPDLTGSLSRNKVMEESKKASYFFNGFLHSSVLPLSAIISLVCLSTCTFIQLGYWKNSVAIFTRALEVTSENSVAHTNLGTALAEKKDYKTAAKHFEAALRIMPDQPKTRFNLGNAFYGMGKIDLAIAHFTEALRLNPNFEDARVNLIAATAEKRRRASANMVRQVVRSKQRENALKHYRKGLDFDLQGNLNEAMKEYQEAIRIDPTFAEAHSNLGVILKELGKLDEAIGEYRKAIRLDPTLGEAHNNLAIALYFKGDYAGAWREVELCRKYGVIPHPDFLKALSERMPEP; this is translated from the coding sequence ATGTTCGAAAGACGACTTAACCTAATAATCTGCTTAGCGCTGCTTCTCTTAATATTTGCTACGTTTTGCCGTGTGCTCAACAACGAATTTCTCTCCTATGATGATCCGGAATATGTCGTAAATAATGTAAACGTGCACGGCCTTAACGTGCGAAATATCAGCTGGGCTTTTAGGACTGTATATCAAGGCACTTGGCAGCCAATGGTTTGGCTGTCGTATATGTTTGAATGGGAACTTTTTCGTCTGGGGCCTTTTGGATACCATTTGACCAATCTGCTGCTTCATTCTGCCAACACGGTTATGCTTTTTTTAGTCCTCGTTCGCATGACTGGCTTGCCTTGGCAGAGTGGCTTTGTGGCAGCGCTTTTTGCAATACACCCTTTACATATTGAGTCGGTTGCTTGGATAGCCGAGAGAAAGGACGTCTTAAGCACACTTTTTTGGATGCTTGCGCTGTGGGCATATGCCCGATATGTCCAAATTCCCAAGGTTTCGACCTATGCTCCAATTATTATTTTCTTTGCCCTTGGCCTAATGTCAAAGCCAATGCTTGTAACTCTCCCATTCGTGCTTCTACTTTTGGATTACTGGCCACTCTGCCGCAGCACACTTGCTAATCGCTCGCCTACTGCTTGGAATTTGAAATTAAGTACGAAGACTACCTCGCACCTGATTATTGAGAAGTTGCCGCTTTTCGGAATGGTGTTGGTCTCTTGCTATATTGCATACTATGCCCAGCAGAAGGGTGGAGCGATAAGCTCGTTTGAAGCCATACCGTTTGGCATTAGGGTTTCTAATGCGATTGTCTCCTATGTCCTGTATATTTTAAAGATGCTATGGCCGCAGAAGCTTGCAGTTATCTACCCCCATCCTCTCAATAAGATACCGGAGTGGCAGGTGGTAGCTTCTGGATTGGCGCTTGCGATTTTGTTATATTTTGCCTTCCGAGCATCTAAACGCCGGCCGTACGTCGGCGTTGGGTGGTTGTGGTTTATGGGCACCCTTGTTCCTGTAATTGGTCTGGTGCAGTTTGGCATGCATGCCATGGCAGATCGTTTTACCTACATTCCCTTGATTGGCCTTTTTATAGTAATCGCATGGGGAATCCCGGATTTAACTGGAAGCTTAAGTAGAAATAAAGTAATGGAAGAAAGCAAAAAGGCTAGCTACTTCTTCAACGGTTTCCTCCATTCTTCCGTTCTTCCTTTAAGTGCTATTATATCGCTTGTTTGTCTTTCTACTTGTACTTTTATTCAATTGGGTTATTGGAAAAATAGCGTTGCGATTTTTACTCGGGCTCTTGAGGTAACATCGGAAAACTCGGTTGCTCATACGAACCTTGGTACTGCTTTAGCCGAGAAAAAAGACTATAAAACAGCTGCGAAACATTTCGAAGCCGCACTCAGAATCATGCCAGACCAGCCGAAGACTCGTTTTAATTTAGGGAATGCATTTTATGGAATGGGAAAAATTGACCTGGCAATCGCTCATTTTACAGAGGCGCTGAGGCTAAATCCTAATTTCGAAGACGCTCGGGTTAACCTAATCGCCGCCACTGCAGAGAAGCGGCGGCGCGCTAGTGCCAATATGGTGCGGCAAGTTGTGAGGTCAAAGCAACGTGAAAACGCACTGAAACATTACCGTAAAGGCTTGGATTTTGACTTACAGGGCAACCTTAATGAGGCTATGAAAGAATATCAAGAGGCGATAAGGATTGATCCAACGTTTGCAGAGGCCCATAGCAACCTTGGGGTAATTCTTAAAGAATTAGGCAAGCTTGACGAAGCAATAGGGGAATACCGCAAGGCAATCAGGCTTGATCCAACGCTTGGAGAAGCCCACAACAACCTTGCTATAGCCCTATATTTCAAGGGTGATTATGCAGGTGCATGGAGAGAGGTCGAGCTGTGTCGCAAATACGGGGTTATACCTCATCCTGATTTTTTAAAAGCACTCTCCGAAAGAATGCCGGAGCCATAA
- the pheA gene encoding prephenate dehydratase, giving the protein MDIASIRKQIDKIDQQILELLNKRAELALEIGKYKARMKKSTFAPERERQVLTKLIHANTGPLPNSALRAIYREIISASRALEKPLTIAYWGPPATNTHMAAISKFGSSCSFVSMDTIPDVFSEVERERADFGVVPIENSTEGVINHTLDTFLQSKLKICSEVYLPITHNLLSLAEDLSEIKCVYSIPTAAAQCRNWLRANLPNAEIKEVSTTAKAAQICATEKGSAAIATSLAAEYYGLKMLAEHIEDNPQNRTRFLVVGYNEPAPSGKDKTSLMFSVAHKAGSLFRALSAFEKYDINLTMIESRPTKLTPWEYVFFVDCQGHFKDAPIQKALNALKEYTLFVTVLGSYPEAE; this is encoded by the coding sequence ATGGACATAGCAAGCATAAGGAAACAAATAGACAAAATTGACCAGCAAATCCTTGAACTATTGAACAAGCGTGCTGAGCTCGCCCTTGAGATTGGCAAATACAAGGCAAGGATGAAGAAAAGCACTTTCGCACCTGAGCGCGAACGACAAGTGCTTACAAAGCTAATTCATGCGAATACTGGGCCATTGCCAAACTCAGCTCTCCGGGCAATCTATCGCGAAATAATCTCAGCCTCAAGAGCACTTGAGAAACCGCTAACAATTGCCTATTGGGGGCCACCTGCCACCAACACTCACATGGCAGCCATAAGCAAGTTCGGCTCATCATGCTCTTTCGTCTCAATGGATACCATACCAGACGTATTTAGCGAGGTCGAGCGCGAACGAGCCGACTTCGGCGTTGTCCCTATCGAAAACTCAACCGAAGGGGTCATAAATCACACGCTAGACACATTCTTGCAGTCAAAGTTGAAGATTTGCTCGGAGGTCTACCTTCCAATCACCCACAACCTATTATCTTTGGCTGAGGACCTTTCAGAAATAAAGTGCGTTTACTCAATTCCCACGGCGGCTGCACAGTGTCGAAATTGGTTAAGGGCAAACCTTCCAAATGCAGAAATAAAGGAAGTGTCCACAACCGCCAAAGCCGCCCAAATCTGCGCAACTGAAAAGGGTTCAGCAGCAATAGCCACAAGCTTAGCAGCTGAGTATTATGGCCTTAAAATGCTGGCAGAACATATTGAAGATAATCCCCAAAACCGAACCCGCTTCCTCGTCGTTGGCTATAACGAGCCAGCACCGAGCGGAAAGGACAAAACATCGCTTATGTTCTCAGTTGCACATAAAGCCGGCTCGCTTTTCCGCGCATTGAGTGCATTCGAGAAATACGACATTAATCTCACAATGATTGAATCACGCCCAACAAAACTAACGCCATGGGAATACGTCTTCTTTGTGGACTGCCAGGGTCATTTCAAAGACGCACCAATTCAAAAAGCTTTGAACGCGCTCAAGGAGTACACGCTGTTCGTTACGGTGCTTGGGTCGTACCCCGAGGCTGAGTAA
- a CDS encoding phosphoribosylanthranilate isomerase, which yields MPHNSTLGAYRLDFVKICGITSAEDRDLVAEAGADYFGVLIDVAYSPRSISLTQAGKLFKSPPIPGVALVFNSSLDRIRKIVDELNPFAIQLLGNEPPEFIATLKSALDCRIWKCLHLPPKGHGAVDLEFLITLAEDLENSGVDAIAVDTLDTTGTKTMLGGTGMVGDWNAIRALLKDRTVPGILAGGINDGNVIMALQAVRPNGIDVCTGVESSIGKKDPAKLNRLFDVLEPYRSS from the coding sequence ATGCCACACAATTCGACGCTTGGCGCCTACCGACTTGACTTTGTCAAGATTTGCGGTATCACAAGCGCCGAGGACCGCGATCTCGTTGCAGAGGCCGGTGCAGACTACTTTGGTGTACTCATTGATGTAGCCTACTCCCCACGCTCGATTTCTCTTACACAAGCTGGCAAGCTCTTCAAATCTCCACCTATCCCCGGCGTAGCGCTTGTATTCAACAGCAGCCTGGATCGCATCCGCAAAATCGTAGATGAGCTCAACCCTTTTGCAATCCAGCTTCTCGGCAATGAGCCTCCTGAATTCATTGCTACCTTGAAAAGTGCCTTGGACTGTCGGATCTGGAAGTGCCTCCACCTCCCCCCAAAAGGCCACGGAGCAGTGGATCTTGAGTTTTTAATTACGCTCGCAGAAGACCTCGAGAACTCAGGAGTCGACGCAATCGCCGTGGACACGCTTGATACTACCGGCACTAAGACAATGCTTGGCGGTACCGGCATGGTTGGCGATTGGAACGCAATACGAGCCCTTCTTAAAGACAGAACGGTCCCTGGCATATTGGCTGGCGGAATAAACGATGGAAATGTCATTATGGCATTGCAAGCAGTTCGGCCAAATGGAATAGACGTCTGCACAGGGGTGGAATCCTCAATTGGGAAAAAAGACCCTGCCAAGCTCAACCGTCTTTTCGATGTTCTTGAGCCTTATAGAAGCAGCTAG
- the ychF gene encoding redox-regulated ATPase YchF, with protein sequence MVSCGIVGLPNVGKTTFFNAITRASAEVSNYPFTTVGKNEAIVPVPDARLDDLKIIAEQEEARPATFRLVDIAGLVRGASKGEGLGNEFLGYIRNVDAIIQVLRCFEAPHISHVEGEPDPIRDLEIIDTELRLADLVVLDRRLDKIGKNPSLKEQKEEREALLAIFDALNSGKNLRSGVVAPELMSKADPLNLLSAKSRMLVANIGDQCENEYLLRLREWAKEHGELLYELPCKLACDLAELSPEEAEEFANEFGMPTNALAEILIAAYRLLDLITFYTIVGRCVTAWPIRRGADAYHAAGMIHKDIQKGFIKAEVVSYEDLKASGSWVNARHLGKIRLEGREYILQDGDIVFFKFSA encoded by the coding sequence ATGGTTTCATGTGGCATTGTCGGCTTGCCTAACGTCGGCAAGACAACTTTTTTCAATGCAATAACACGAGCTAGTGCGGAAGTCTCAAACTATCCGTTCACTACTGTTGGGAAAAACGAAGCAATCGTTCCTGTTCCCGACGCACGCCTAGACGACTTAAAGATTATTGCCGAACAGGAAGAAGCTCGTCCGGCCACTTTCCGCCTGGTTGACATCGCAGGCTTAGTCCGCGGCGCCAGCAAAGGCGAGGGTCTCGGTAATGAGTTCCTTGGCTATATCCGAAATGTAGATGCAATAATCCAAGTCCTGAGGTGCTTTGAGGCACCGCACATTTCCCACGTAGAAGGAGAACCAGACCCTATTCGCGATCTTGAGATCATTGACACTGAGCTTCGACTCGCAGACCTTGTTGTGCTCGACCGAAGGCTAGACAAAATTGGCAAGAACCCAAGTCTAAAAGAGCAGAAAGAAGAACGTGAGGCATTGCTAGCTATCTTCGATGCCTTAAATTCCGGAAAAAACTTGCGAAGCGGAGTGGTTGCCCCCGAATTAATGTCAAAAGCCGACCCTCTAAATCTCCTATCGGCAAAGTCACGAATGCTAGTGGCGAACATTGGGGACCAATGCGAGAATGAGTATCTTCTACGTCTTCGAGAATGGGCAAAGGAGCACGGGGAACTGCTATATGAGCTCCCATGCAAATTAGCTTGCGATTTAGCAGAACTTTCACCAGAAGAGGCTGAGGAGTTTGCGAACGAATTTGGAATGCCTACAAATGCTCTTGCAGAGATTTTAATTGCAGCCTACAGGCTTCTTGACCTTATCACTTTCTACACAATCGTCGGGAGATGTGTAACCGCATGGCCAATACGCCGGGGGGCGGATGCCTATCACGCCGCCGGAATGATACACAAAGATATCCAAAAGGGCTTCATAAAAGCCGAGGTTGTCTCTTACGAAGACCTCAAAGCCTCAGGCTCATGGGTAAATGCCCGACATCTTGGAAAAATTAGATTAGAAGGCCGGGAATATATACTTCAAGACGGAGACATCGTCTTCTTCAAATTTTCAGCCTAG
- a CDS encoding peptidase C39 family protein, whose translation MKHVLLATMLIFLITTTSQAGIVGGRRLFKFENKKDFELFWLTHARWNSAAGGVEAKFAEDGNKNNKTLASSPIDNPYPSALIESPVVEIGFPCSEIIVSWNAVTPLGSYLRVYVQTRSAGVWSKRFTVAIWSRESRADFRTSLRLQKDMFARIESDTLFLTKPADAFRVLAELSTRDGKTYPILKMLTVHAIAKDARPGRLRKHREVWGKDLLVPERSQLTVPEGYRFCSATSTAMVLDWWAQKLGRPELSVPLQTAVDGIYDKGWGGTGNWTFNTAYAAEFGGLKAYVTRLSSVSQIEQWIAKDVPVIVSLDYNVLRGKAGRDMGHLTVVRGFTEEGDPIFNDPYTFLDKGECVRKVFPRSNLEASWLTEEGSKGTVYLIYPEGWEIPRNRYLDW comes from the coding sequence ATGAAACATGTATTATTGGCAACGATGCTTATCTTTTTAATTACCACGACCAGCCAGGCGGGCATTGTTGGTGGAAGAAGGCTGTTTAAGTTTGAAAATAAGAAAGATTTTGAGTTGTTTTGGCTTACCCATGCTAGGTGGAACTCAGCCGCTGGCGGCGTCGAAGCTAAATTTGCGGAAGATGGCAATAAGAACAACAAAACTCTTGCTTCCTCACCAATTGATAATCCATATCCATCGGCTTTGATAGAATCACCCGTGGTAGAAATCGGCTTCCCTTGCAGTGAGATTATTGTTTCGTGGAATGCAGTTACTCCGTTGGGAAGCTATCTACGAGTGTATGTGCAGACGCGCTCAGCCGGCGTTTGGAGCAAAAGGTTTACTGTTGCCATCTGGAGTCGTGAATCCCGCGCTGATTTTCGAACTAGCCTCAGGCTGCAAAAAGATATGTTTGCAAGGATAGAATCCGATACGCTGTTTCTTACAAAACCTGCCGATGCGTTTCGGGTTTTGGCGGAGCTTTCAACGAGGGATGGGAAGACTTATCCAATTCTTAAGATGCTCACAGTTCATGCTATTGCCAAAGATGCTCGCCCTGGTAGGCTTAGGAAACACCGGGAAGTTTGGGGAAAAGACCTTCTCGTTCCCGAACGATCCCAGCTTACCGTTCCCGAAGGCTATCGGTTTTGCAGTGCTACTTCGACTGCGATGGTGCTCGATTGGTGGGCGCAGAAGCTTGGGCGGCCTGAGCTTTCTGTGCCGCTCCAAACAGCGGTAGATGGCATTTATGACAAGGGCTGGGGTGGAACAGGCAATTGGACTTTCAATACAGCGTACGCTGCGGAGTTCGGCGGCCTTAAGGCGTATGTCACGAGGCTTTCGAGTGTATCTCAGATTGAGCAGTGGATTGCTAAGGATGTTCCAGTAATCGTTAGCCTTGATTACAATGTCCTCCGTGGAAAAGCAGGTAGGGACATGGGCCATTTAACGGTAGTCCGCGGCTTTACTGAGGAAGGAGATCCTATCTTTAATGACCCATATACTTTCCTTGACAAGGGAGAATGTGTGCGCAAAGTTTTCCCCCGGTCAAATTTAGAAGCTTCTTGGCTTACCGAGGAAGGTTCAAAAGGCACTGTTTACCTAATCTACCCGGAAGGCTGGGAAATACCTCGAAACAGGTATCTGGATTGGTAA
- a CDS encoding electron transfer flavoprotein subunit beta/FixA family protein, whose product MFKICVCIKQVPATTEVKFDPETNTLIREGVETQINPFDLYALEEAVRMKERLQEQGEEATVTAVTMGPPQAEEALREAISLGADGGILLSDRAFAGADTWATSYTLAKALAKLEPALVFCGMQAIDGDTGQVGPGIAVHLDYAQATYVAKIESFDKKKLTVRRLLENGYEVCSVRLPAVLTVVKEINEPRTPSLRGKMNAKKAQIPVWKPDDIDASPEKIGLQGSPTQVIKVFSPPRREGGEKFTGEPDELADKLLNVLKEMEIV is encoded by the coding sequence ATGTTCAAAATTTGTGTATGCATCAAGCAGGTTCCTGCGACCACGGAGGTAAAGTTCGATCCTGAGACAAACACACTAATTCGCGAAGGCGTTGAGACCCAGATTAACCCTTTTGACCTGTATGCACTGGAGGAGGCAGTTCGGATGAAGGAACGCCTTCAGGAGCAAGGTGAGGAAGCGACCGTTACAGCGGTCACGATGGGTCCACCTCAGGCTGAGGAAGCCCTGAGAGAAGCAATTTCGCTCGGTGCGGATGGTGGAATACTGCTGTCTGACCGAGCCTTCGCCGGTGCGGATACTTGGGCAACGTCCTACACGCTTGCGAAAGCCCTTGCGAAGCTCGAGCCGGCTCTCGTATTTTGTGGGATGCAGGCGATTGATGGTGACACTGGTCAAGTTGGGCCAGGTATAGCGGTGCACCTAGATTATGCCCAGGCAACCTATGTGGCAAAAATTGAGTCCTTTGACAAGAAGAAGTTGACCGTCAGGCGGCTGCTTGAGAATGGCTATGAGGTTTGTTCTGTTCGCCTGCCGGCTGTTCTAACTGTGGTAAAGGAGATTAACGAGCCTAGAACCCCTTCTCTGCGAGGAAAGATGAATGCGAAGAAGGCGCAAATACCCGTCTGGAAGCCAGACGACATAGATGCTTCTCCCGAGAAGATAGGGCTTCAAGGTTCACCAACGCAGGTAATCAAAGTTTTTTCACCGCCTCGCCGAGAGGGCGGAGAAAAATTCACAGGCGAGCCAGATGAGCTTGCTGACAAGCTTTTAAACGTACTGAAGGAGATGGAGATAGTCTAG
- a CDS encoding electron transfer flavoprotein subunit alpha has translation MAIRVIESKCNGCGLCVKACPLNAITVDNKLAIIDLDICNYCGSCVSACRLRAIAIEIEKQPAEDLGQYRGVWVFGEQFRGKIAPVVFELIGVGRRLADDRGAELAVIVLGNNLGDAAAELAEYPVDKVYLYEAPELARYDGERYSRILADVIRELKPEIMLAGATTTGRSFLSQVAIRLYTGLTADCTGLAIGKDDGLLYQTRPAYGGNVMATILCPYTRPQMATVRHKVFPISPKRSDGKKAQIINLNPKPQLFSSRSEILDFIEQCESTVNLVEADIIVSGGRGIQDPSNFSMLEELAKLLGGAVGASRAAVDAGWIPYCHQVGQTGKTVCPKLYIACGISGAVQHLAGMSSSDTIIAINKDPDAPIFGVADVGFVGDCLEIIPLLTKKIKAMRGLET, from the coding sequence GTGGCAATCCGAGTTATAGAAAGCAAATGCAATGGTTGCGGATTATGTGTAAAAGCATGTCCGCTTAATGCAATTACCGTTGATAACAAGCTGGCAATCATTGACCTTGACATTTGTAACTACTGTGGTTCGTGCGTGAGCGCCTGTCGGCTTCGTGCGATAGCCATCGAGATTGAGAAGCAACCAGCCGAAGATCTTGGGCAATATAGGGGAGTCTGGGTTTTTGGCGAGCAGTTCCGTGGCAAAATTGCTCCTGTCGTGTTTGAGCTCATAGGTGTTGGTCGCAGGCTTGCCGACGATCGCGGGGCAGAGTTGGCAGTTATCGTTCTTGGAAATAATCTTGGCGATGCAGCCGCCGAACTCGCTGAATATCCGGTTGACAAGGTTTACCTTTATGAAGCTCCTGAACTGGCCCGGTATGATGGAGAGCGGTATTCTCGAATCTTAGCAGATGTTATCCGTGAGCTGAAGCCGGAGATTATGCTTGCAGGTGCAACAACAACGGGGCGGTCGTTCCTTTCGCAAGTGGCAATTCGTCTATATACAGGGTTGACCGCCGACTGCACCGGTTTGGCGATAGGTAAAGATGATGGTCTGCTATACCAGACACGCCCGGCGTACGGTGGCAACGTGATGGCAACCATTCTTTGTCCATATACCCGCCCACAGATGGCAACCGTGCGGCATAAGGTATTCCCGATAAGCCCGAAGCGGAGCGATGGGAAGAAAGCACAGATTATAAACCTTAACCCCAAGCCTCAACTTTTTAGTTCTCGTAGCGAGATTCTCGACTTCATTGAGCAGTGCGAGTCGACGGTCAACCTCGTCGAGGCGGATATCATTGTATCTGGCGGCCGGGGCATTCAGGATCCCTCAAACTTTTCAATGCTTGAGGAGTTGGCAAAACTGCTTGGTGGTGCAGTCGGTGCGAGCAGGGCGGCTGTGGACGCAGGATGGATTCCATACTGCCATCAGGTTGGACAAACAGGAAAGACTGTCTGTCCAAAACTCTATATTGCATGTGGAATTAGCGGTGCAGTTCAGCATCTTGCGGGGATGTCGTCTTCAGATACTATCATTGCAATCAACAAAGATCCTGATGCACCAATCTTCGGCGTTGCAGATGTGGGCTTTGTCGGCGACTGCCTTGAAATCATACCTTTGTTAACCAAAAAGATAAAGGCGATGCGAGGACTCGAAACCTGA
- a CDS encoding outer membrane lipoprotein-sorting protein: MRSVLKLVVLIILLSLLATFGQTDPEIRAQVRQATQAFKDITLTCRVLYANIPELKKIGKDFPNSYEFKSTTIKYKAPDKMKIEGKLGLVTVAIVINGDVKSIKAPGLHISKKENIARQPHKRQGDLDIGIFTDQLWQDYIVTNVETEEGQNGKLYRIAFVRSNSKNKKLVLWAEPKTWKLLKLEKYEDDGTLKSRYIYSNHRRYGPIWVPGHIDVYNRDGKLAGSTMYENIKVNSGIPDSEFKP, encoded by the coding sequence ATGCGTAGTGTTTTAAAGTTAGTAGTTTTAATTATTTTGCTATCGCTTTTGGCTACTTTTGGGCAGACTGACCCCGAAATACGCGCCCAAGTTCGCCAAGCGACTCAAGCTTTCAAGGATATAACTCTGACGTGTCGGGTTTTGTATGCAAATATTCCCGAGCTAAAGAAAATTGGAAAGGACTTCCCGAATAGCTACGAGTTCAAATCCACCACAATCAAATACAAAGCCCCTGACAAAATGAAAATTGAGGGCAAGCTTGGGCTGGTAACAGTCGCAATTGTAATAAATGGAGACGTTAAGTCAATTAAGGCGCCGGGATTGCATATATCAAAGAAGGAGAACATTGCTAGGCAACCCCATAAGCGGCAGGGAGACCTTGACATTGGTATCTTTACCGACCAGCTTTGGCAGGATTACATAGTTACTAATGTAGAGACCGAAGAAGGACAGAACGGCAAGCTCTACAGAATTGCTTTTGTTAGGTCAAATTCAAAGAACAAAAAGCTAGTCCTGTGGGCTGAGCCGAAGACTTGGAAGCTACTTAAGTTAGAGAAATATGAAGATGATGGCACATTGAAGTCACGCTACATATACTCAAACCACAGACGCTACGGCCCAATTTGGGTCCCAGGGCACATAGATGTCTACAACCGGGACGGCAAGCTAGCCGGCTCGACAATGTATGAAAATATCAAAGTTAATTCTGGAATCCCCGACTCTGAGTTCAAACCTTAA